A genome region from Micromonospora inyonensis includes the following:
- the leuC gene encoding 3-isopropylmalate dehydratase large subunit, which produces MVGVTPKPKTLAEKVWDAHVVRSAEGEPDLLYIDLHLLHEVTSPQAFDGLRLAGRPVRRTDLTIATEDHNTPTGYADPAFRQRRGDLLTIADPTSRTQIETLRRNCAEFGVRLHPLGDENQGIVHVIGPQLGLTQPGMTIVCGDSHTATHGAFGALAFGIGTSEVEHVLATQTLPQARPRTMAVNVTGQLGPGVTAKDLVLALIAQVGTGGGRGHIVEYRGEAIRSLSMEGRMTIANMSIEWGAKAGMIAPDETTFAYLQGRPNAPQGADWDAAVAYWRTLPTDEGAVFDAEVTLDASRVTPFVTWGTNPGQGAPLAERVPDPDGFDNEAERTAARRALEYMDLRPGTPLRDLPVDVVFVGSCTNGRLEDLRAAADVLRGRRVADGVRMLVVPGSAAVRQAAEAEGLDKIFSDAGAEWRFAGCSMCLGMNPDTLSPGQRSASTSNRNFEGRQGRGGRTHLVSPPVAAATAVVGRLAAPADL; this is translated from the coding sequence ATGGTGGGAGTCACTCCGAAGCCAAAGACCTTGGCCGAGAAGGTCTGGGACGCGCACGTCGTGCGATCAGCCGAGGGCGAGCCCGACCTGCTCTACATCGACCTGCACCTGCTGCACGAGGTCACCAGCCCACAGGCGTTCGACGGCCTCCGGCTGGCCGGTCGCCCGGTGCGGCGTACCGATCTGACCATCGCGACCGAGGACCACAACACCCCGACCGGGTACGCCGACCCGGCGTTCCGCCAGCGTCGGGGCGACCTCCTCACGATCGCCGACCCGACCTCCCGCACCCAGATCGAGACGTTGCGCCGCAACTGCGCCGAGTTCGGCGTACGGCTGCACCCGCTGGGTGACGAGAACCAGGGCATCGTCCACGTCATCGGTCCCCAGCTCGGCCTGACCCAGCCCGGCATGACCATCGTCTGCGGCGACTCGCACACCGCCACCCACGGCGCGTTCGGTGCGCTCGCCTTCGGCATCGGCACCAGTGAGGTCGAACACGTCCTGGCCACCCAGACCCTGCCGCAGGCCCGCCCGAGGACCATGGCGGTCAACGTCACCGGTCAGCTCGGCCCCGGCGTCACCGCCAAGGACCTGGTGCTCGCGCTGATCGCCCAGGTCGGCACCGGCGGCGGTCGTGGCCACATCGTGGAGTACCGGGGGGAGGCGATCCGGTCGCTGTCGATGGAGGGGCGGATGACCATCGCCAACATGTCCATCGAGTGGGGCGCGAAGGCCGGCATGATCGCCCCGGACGAGACGACCTTCGCGTACCTCCAGGGGCGGCCGAACGCGCCGCAGGGAGCCGACTGGGACGCCGCGGTGGCGTACTGGCGGACGCTTCCCACCGACGAGGGCGCCGTCTTCGACGCCGAGGTGACCCTGGACGCTTCCCGGGTGACGCCCTTCGTCACCTGGGGCACCAACCCGGGTCAGGGCGCGCCCCTGGCCGAGCGGGTGCCCGACCCCGACGGATTCGACAACGAGGCCGAGCGGACCGCCGCCCGCCGCGCGCTGGAGTACATGGATCTGCGCCCGGGGACGCCGCTGCGCGATCTGCCCGTGGACGTGGTCTTCGTCGGCTCCTGCACCAACGGCCGGCTGGAGGACCTCCGCGCGGCGGCCGACGTGCTGCGCGGCCGGCGGGTCGCCGACGGGGTACGGATGCTGGTGGTGCCCGGCTCCGCCGCGGTCCGCCAGGCCGCCGAGGCGGAGGGGCTGGACAAGATCTTCAGCGACGCCGGGGCGGAGTGGCGTTTCGCCGGCTGTTCCATGTGCCTGGGCATGAACCCGGACACCCTCTCGCCGGGGCAGCGGTCCGCCTCCACCTCCAACCGCAACTTCGAGGGCCGGCAGGGCCGGGGCGGGCGTACCCATCTGGTGTCGCCCCCGGTCGCCGCCGCCACCGCCGTGGTCGGCCGGCTGGCCGCGCCGGCCGACCTGTGA
- a CDS encoding S1C family serine protease codes for MAVQTGLGEPRGPWFVSPELDPDGRPRGDVSASGPDRRGPDAPGRLLAAAAAVVALSAGAGAVAGGWVANLDETTESPAATAAPVPAELVTAAERTVPGVVSVLVGDGRGRGATGSGFAVDDQQHIITNDHILARGGGVVAVELPDGRRVPAQVVGREPRSDLAVLRVPASAGLAPLPLAKPGSTRVGEPVLAVGSPLGLSGTVTAGIVSALDRQVRLGDNRHTAVQTDASINPGNSGGPLVNARGEVVGVNTAIATIDGNGSIGIGFAIPIDQVQQTADTIIGRGG; via the coding sequence ATGGCGGTGCAGACCGGACTCGGTGAGCCGCGTGGACCCTGGTTCGTCTCACCCGAACTGGACCCGGACGGGCGTCCCCGTGGGGACGTATCCGCGTCCGGACCGGACCGGCGCGGCCCGGACGCCCCGGGGCGGCTGCTCGCCGCCGCGGCGGCGGTGGTGGCCCTCTCCGCCGGTGCCGGCGCGGTGGCCGGCGGCTGGGTGGCCAACCTGGACGAGACGACGGAGTCACCGGCGGCCACGGCCGCGCCGGTGCCGGCGGAACTGGTCACCGCCGCCGAGCGGACCGTGCCCGGGGTGGTGTCGGTGCTGGTCGGCGACGGTAGGGGCCGGGGCGCGACCGGCTCCGGGTTCGCCGTGGACGACCAGCAGCACATCATCACCAACGACCACATCCTGGCCCGGGGCGGTGGGGTGGTGGCCGTGGAACTGCCCGACGGCCGTCGCGTCCCGGCCCAGGTGGTGGGCCGGGAGCCGCGCAGCGACCTGGCGGTGCTGCGGGTGCCGGCCTCGGCCGGGCTGGCCCCGCTGCCGCTGGCGAAACCGGGTTCGACCCGGGTCGGCGAGCCGGTCCTGGCCGTCGGCTCCCCACTCGGCCTTTCCGGCACGGTGACCGCCGGCATCGTCAGCGCACTGGACCGTCAGGTGCGGCTCGGCGACAACCGGCACACGGCGGTGCAGACCGACGCCTCGATCAACCCCGGGAACTCCGGCGGGCCGCTGGTCAACGCGCGGGGCGAGGTGGTCGGGGTGAACACCGCGATCGCCACCATCGACGGCAACGGCTCGATCGGCATCGGTTTCGCCATCCCGATCGACCAGGTCCAGCAGACCGCCGACACCATCATCGGCCGGGGCGGCTGA
- the arfB gene encoding alternative ribosome rescue aminoacyl-tRNA hydrolase ArfB produces MDDGLRVTERLVVPGAELRERFSRSSGPGGQGVNTTDSRVELSFDVATSPSLPPYLRERALQRLAGRLVDGVLTVAASEHRAQLANREAARERMAALLREAVAPPPPSRRPTRPSRAAKQRRLDEKKRRSQVKRNRRVDGD; encoded by the coding sequence ATGGACGACGGACTGCGGGTGACGGAGCGGCTGGTGGTGCCCGGCGCGGAACTGCGGGAGCGGTTCTCCCGGTCGTCCGGGCCGGGCGGTCAGGGCGTCAACACCACCGACTCGCGGGTCGAGCTGAGCTTCGACGTCGCCACCTCGCCGAGTCTCCCGCCGTACCTGCGTGAGCGGGCCCTCCAGCGGCTCGCCGGGCGGCTGGTCGACGGGGTCCTCACCGTGGCCGCCAGCGAACACCGGGCGCAACTGGCCAACCGCGAGGCCGCCCGGGAACGGATGGCCGCGCTGCTGCGCGAGGCGGTCGCCCCACCGCCGCCGTCCCGCCGGCCGACCCGCCCGTCCCGGGCGGCGAAGCAGCGTCGGCTGGACGAGAAGAAGCGCCGCTCGCAGGTCAAACGCAACCGCCGGGTGGACGGCGACTGA
- a CDS encoding IclR family transcriptional regulator, whose translation MSGVGVLDKAVVILAACVDGASLAELVDRTKLPRATAHRLAQALEIHRMLVRDTQGRWRPGPRLGELANAAPDVLLTAAEPLLAALRDATGESAQLYLRRADERVCVAAAERASGLRDTVPVGSVLPMTAGSAAQILLAWEPPEAVMPLLPRSKFTGRTLAEVRRRGWAQSVAEREAGVASVSAPIRDRTGRVIAAISISGPIERLGRRPGERHAMAVVRAGQRLSGL comes from the coding sequence ATGAGCGGTGTCGGCGTTCTCGACAAGGCGGTGGTCATCCTGGCCGCCTGTGTCGACGGCGCCAGCCTGGCCGAACTCGTTGATCGCACCAAGCTGCCGAGGGCCACGGCCCATCGGCTCGCGCAGGCGCTGGAGATCCACCGGATGCTCGTCCGGGACACACAGGGGCGGTGGCGGCCCGGCCCACGCCTCGGCGAGCTGGCCAACGCCGCGCCGGACGTGCTGCTGACCGCGGCGGAGCCGCTGCTGGCCGCCCTGCGCGACGCCACCGGGGAGAGCGCCCAGCTCTACCTCAGGCGGGCCGACGAGCGGGTCTGTGTGGCCGCCGCCGAGCGGGCCAGCGGTCTGCGGGACACCGTGCCGGTCGGGTCGGTGCTGCCGATGACCGCCGGTTCGGCCGCCCAGATCCTGCTGGCCTGGGAGCCGCCCGAGGCGGTGATGCCACTCCTGCCCCGGTCGAAGTTCACCGGTCGCACCCTCGCCGAGGTACGCCGACGCGGCTGGGCGCAGAGTGTCGCGGAACGGGAGGCCGGCGTGGCGAGCGTCTCTGCTCCGATCCGCGACCGCACCGGACGGGTGATCGCCGCGATCAGCATCTCCGGCCCGATCGAACGCCTGGGCCGGCGCCCCGGCGAACGCCACGCCATGGCCGTCGTCCGCGCCGGCCAACGCCTCTCCGGCCTCTGA
- a CDS encoding GNAT family N-acetyltransferase — protein sequence MHTDPVAAAPGRVPGFADKPTLTGERVLLRPFVDDDLPALYAALADPEVIRLTGSIGVSHDEEQLRQWYGTSNAQTDRLDLAVVDRATGACVGEVVLNQWTTHRGHSQR from the coding sequence GTGCACACCGATCCCGTGGCCGCCGCGCCCGGCCGTGTCCCCGGCTTCGCCGACAAGCCCACGCTGACCGGGGAACGGGTGTTGCTGCGCCCCTTCGTCGACGACGACCTGCCGGCGCTGTACGCGGCTCTGGCCGATCCGGAGGTGATCCGGCTCACCGGCAGCATCGGCGTCTCGCACGACGAGGAACAGCTACGCCAGTGGTACGGCACCAGCAACGCGCAGACCGACCGGCTCGACCTGGCGGTGGTGGACCGCGCGACCGGAGCGTGCGTCGGCGAGGTGGTGCTCAACCAGTGGACGACGCACCGGGGGCACTCCCAGCGCTGA
- a CDS encoding fumarylacetoacetate hydrolase family protein, whose translation MRIARFAHAKGMSFGAVEGEPGAGPQGLTIAEIEGHPFGQIQFSGARWALSDVRLLSPILPSKVVCVGRNYAEHAAEHGSAVPKEPLLFLKPSTSVIGPRDAIRLPLFSKQVEHEAELAVVIGPPGARRADRAAAERAIFGYTCANDVTARDLQRNDGQWTRAKGFDSFCPIGPWITTGLDVGDLEVRCEVGRDPEEMEVRQLGRTKDMVFDVPSLVSYISHVMTLLPGDVVLTGTPAGVSPLLDGDTVTVRIEGIGELSNPVVSL comes from the coding sequence GTGCGTATCGCTCGTTTCGCTCATGCCAAGGGAATGTCGTTCGGTGCCGTCGAGGGGGAGCCGGGGGCGGGACCGCAGGGTCTCACCATCGCCGAGATCGAGGGGCACCCGTTCGGGCAGATCCAGTTCAGCGGTGCCCGGTGGGCACTGTCGGACGTCCGCCTGCTCTCGCCGATCCTGCCCAGCAAGGTGGTCTGCGTCGGCCGCAACTACGCCGAGCACGCCGCCGAGCACGGCAGTGCGGTGCCGAAGGAGCCGCTGCTCTTCCTCAAGCCCTCCACCAGCGTCATCGGGCCGCGCGACGCGATCCGGCTGCCGCTGTTCAGCAAGCAGGTCGAGCACGAGGCGGAGCTGGCGGTGGTGATCGGGCCGCCGGGTGCCCGGCGTGCCGACCGCGCCGCCGCCGAGCGGGCCATCTTCGGCTACACCTGCGCCAACGACGTGACCGCGCGCGACCTGCAACGCAACGACGGGCAGTGGACCAGGGCCAAGGGCTTCGACTCGTTCTGCCCGATCGGCCCCTGGATCACCACCGGGCTGGACGTCGGCGACCTGGAGGTCCGCTGCGAGGTCGGACGCGACCCGGAGGAGATGGAGGTCCGTCAGCTGGGCCGGACCAAGGACATGGTCTTCGACGTGCCGTCCCTGGTGTCGTACATCTCGCACGTGATGACGCTGCTGCCCGGGGACGTCGTCCTGACCGGCACCCCGGCCGGGGTTAGTCCGCTCCTGGACGGGGATACCGTCACGGTACGTATCGAGGGGATCGGGGAGCTCTCGAACCCCGTGGTCTCGCTCTGA
- a CDS encoding 3-methyladenine DNA glycosylase yields MTAALATVLDAPTWRARRRAHEERVDAWLAPHLARRRGGVRHPVEDFLFTYYSHRPAQLRRWHPGAGVELRDAEPAEFGPDYRATAAGVTVDVDAVRARRAGSVDWIRDLLVATAGRPAHLGCFGMHEWAMVYRQPQDEVRHNAWPLRLGPERTAAVVDERGVRCSHFDAYRFFTAPARPLNVLSPTRESQHDLEQPGCLHANMDLYKWAYKLAPMVSAELVADCFALAREIRTLDMRASPYDLAALGYPPVRVETPEGRAEYVAAQRGFAERAATLRARLLAALECLQGSPARQKAVTRVPCYHLGGSGSVSAGSAPGASSTG; encoded by the coding sequence GTGACCGCCGCCCTCGCCACCGTGCTCGACGCGCCGACCTGGCGGGCCCGCCGCCGGGCGCACGAGGAGCGGGTCGACGCCTGGCTGGCCCCGCACCTGGCCCGGCGACGCGGTGGCGTGCGGCACCCGGTGGAGGACTTCCTCTTCACCTACTACTCGCACCGCCCGGCCCAGTTGCGCCGCTGGCATCCGGGGGCGGGCGTGGAATTACGGGACGCCGAGCCCGCCGAGTTCGGCCCGGACTACCGTGCCACCGCCGCCGGGGTCACCGTCGACGTCGACGCGGTACGCGCCCGCCGCGCCGGGTCCGTCGACTGGATCCGGGACCTGCTGGTCGCGACCGCCGGGCGACCGGCGCACCTGGGCTGCTTCGGCATGCACGAGTGGGCGATGGTCTACCGGCAGCCCCAGGACGAGGTACGCCACAACGCCTGGCCGCTGCGGCTCGGCCCGGAGCGGACCGCCGCCGTCGTCGACGAGCGGGGCGTCCGGTGCAGCCACTTCGACGCGTACCGGTTCTTCACCGCGCCGGCCCGGCCGCTGAACGTGCTCAGCCCGACCCGGGAGAGCCAGCACGACCTGGAGCAGCCGGGCTGTCTACACGCCAACATGGATCTCTACAAGTGGGCGTACAAGCTCGCGCCGATGGTCTCCGCCGAACTCGTCGCGGACTGCTTCGCGCTGGCCCGCGAGATCCGCACCCTGGACATGCGGGCCAGCCCGTACGACCTGGCCGCGCTCGGGTATCCGCCGGTCCGGGTCGAGACGCCGGAGGGCCGGGCCGAGTACGTCGCCGCCCAGCGTGGCTTCGCCGAGCGCGCCGCCACGCTCCGCGCCCGCCTGCTCGCCGCCCTGGAGTGTTTGCAGGGGTCCCCTGCTCGACAAAAAGCGGTAACAAGGGTCCCCTGCTACCACCTCGGCGGCAGCGGCTCCGTCAGCGCTGGGAGTGCCCCCGGTGCGTCGTCCACTGGTTGA